A region of the Litchfieldia alkalitelluris genome:
CTTAATCTTCATCCTTTATATCTATATCCTCAGGAATCGGTTCGTTTAAGACTTCTTCAACATATTTTTTATAGTTTTCAAGCTGCTCAAAGTGGGTATTAAATTGATTTTTGTAAATGAGATGTTGTTCACCATCATATATTGAACGAATCTTCTTTTGAAGGATTAACCCCTCAATATAACTTTCTGAAGTTGATAAGTATTCTGCCGTTTCTTTTATTGTCAAATACATGCTATGTATACCTCCATTTTTTTTACTTTTACAAGCCTTCGCTTACATTTGATCAGTATGATCTAGTGGTAACACATGGCGAAATGGGACAGGTGAGTTCAATACTGTTGAAGTATTCACATTTGCATATGGAATTAAACGATCAATAAGAAGCCTCATGCTATCCATTTTCGAAACAGCTGCTTTTAAAAAGTAACTACCTTCACCAGTTACTCGATGACATTCGATAATCGCTTCGTCCTTTTTAATTAACTCCTCAAACTCCTGCGGTGAGACCTTTAGATTACTAACTTGAATGATTAATAAGATATCGCGACCAACAGAAGGCAAAGAAACTCTAGCTGTAAATTCTTCAATAACCCCTTTTTCTTGCAACCGATGCAGTCTTTCCGTAATACTTGGACGACTTAATGCTAATTCTGTTGATAATTCACTAATCGTCATGCGGGCGTTTTTTTGTAATAATTCGAGCATTTTTAAGTCAACACTGTCCACGAAAGCCCACCCTTTCAATTTTGCATATAATATAAGCTATTTTAATTCATTTTGTATATGATATCAAACTAATTCCTTCGTTTTTGCATATCAATTAGATGTTTTCTATTTTATCATTATATATAGAAGAAATTTTACAGGTGGTTAGATAAATGAAAAAAATTAGTTTGATTCTTTTAGGCTGTTTACTAACAAGCATCGGCGTTATTATTTTAAAGCATTCCAGTATTGTAACAGGAGGAACCGCAGGGCTTTCGTTAAGCACCGCATACCTTATGAATCTCCCCTTTTCAGTTGTATTCTTCCTTGTTAATATCCCTTTTTATATTTTTTCCTTCATTAGAATGGGTTGGAGGTTCACCCTTTCGACGATTTGCTCTGTTGGTCTGTTATCAGCTATGACAAGTGTGGATCAATTATTGCCTGCGTTTACGTTACCGATGGTTTTAGGAGCAGTTCTAGGAG
Encoded here:
- a CDS encoding excisionase family DNA-binding protein, whose translation is MYLTIKETAEYLSTSESYIEGLILQKKIRSIYDGEQHLIYKNQFNTHFEQLENYKKYVEEVLNEPIPEDIDIKDED
- a CDS encoding Lrp/AsnC family transcriptional regulator, whose product is MDSVDLKMLELLQKNARMTISELSTELALSRPSITERLHRLQEKGVIEEFTARVSLPSVGRDILLIIQVSNLKVSPQEFEELIKKDEAIIECHRVTGEGSYFLKAAVSKMDSMRLLIDRLIPYANVNTSTVLNSPVPFRHVLPLDHTDQM